In Lycium barbarum isolate Lr01 chromosome 9, ASM1917538v2, whole genome shotgun sequence, the DNA window aaatgtACAATTAAAAACAACGtaactaaatattagaaaataaatatatataatataaaaatattatttgataaaaatatgaaacatttatgtttgcTAGTAATGGTGGAGATGCTTTGTCGTGATGGTGGTGatagttgtgatggtggagctagTTGATGTTAGTAATTGAcggtgttggtggtggtggttgaaGAACGTCTGGTGCTTGACGAAGGTGTTGGTGGTAGTTGGCGGCAGCACTAGTTATGAAGGTAGAGGTGGTTGGTAGTAAGGATTGGCTGTTGTGGTGGTGGTGACTGATAGTAGTGGCGGCGATGGCGGTGGTGGCTGTTGATATAATTATAATGATGGAGGTGGTAGGTGTGATGATAGAGGTGGTTAGTGGTGGTGGCTAGTGGTTGGCGGCAGTGGTGATTGTAATGGCAGAGATGGTTAGTGGTGGTGGTGTAGGGTGGGTGGGATGGTGGTGGTGTGGTGGGGTTGGGGGTTGGTGGGGTGGGTGTCGGTTGGTGGTGTTGGGTGTTGGGTGAGGGCTGGGGGTTGAGCTAGTGGTAAAAAATATCCATACAAAACACCTCTTAATGATATAAGACTTTGTTctagatcttaatgattaagacctatgtAGACCAAATAAGTGtttagatcttaatgtaaacaaatgcacttaatggcctaaggtctgaaccattcagaccCCCTTTAAAGCCTGAGTATGTTCCTCCCCTGCTGCTGCCCCAACTGAGTGCTTTGATGGTTTAGCAGCCTATTCTGAATACAGCCAAGAAGAGAAACAAGGTCTTCAATCTCCCAGTCATTCAGGTTCCTTGTAAGGGACAAGTCATTGAAACTGGAAAACAACAATTGTAGAAAATTGTTTGGGAAAACAGAGAATTTGAATAAAATGCAAATTGTGGATGGATGATTAAGACTACCTTTACATTAGTTTACATATTGTCTCTGCTTGTATAGTGGACAAGTTAATTGTTCTGTTTGCAGCATGATTTTGTTTTATTTGCAGCTTTCTCGGTTTCTTCACTGTCTCAGAACTCATGGATGATTTGCATGATGTGCAAATGCTTAACTCTTGATGTTTGAATTCTTGGTTGATATTCATTCTCTATGGCTATCTGTGTCTTTTCAAGGACAGTTACAAGCTTTTGATCTGGTAATTGGTCTCCCTGTaggttcatttccagtttcctgATTCGGATTATCTTGCACCAAACTTCACAATGGTAAGCCAGAGCTTTTACTCCTGTTAATTTTTGTCTAAAAAACATTAAGCCCTTCCCTGTTACAATTGGATTTCCCTTATAAATGATACTCAGTATCATTGTGTTGTCAGTTTGGCTGGCCAACAAAGTCTAATATATGTACCATTCTTCTATATGTACTCAGAAATGCATTTCAATAGCTATTATATCTGATAATTGTTTTTTATTAGATTTGGATCTCGTTTCTACTCTTCAATTATACGAACTTGAAAGCCTTATGAGTTTTTGTTGCATCTCTGTATGTTTTTATACATGCAAAATTTGCTTGCAAAAGAGAAGAATGCAAAAATGGTAGATCTTCCTTGTAAAGCAGATTCAAAAAAACATGTTTAATTGATATTCAGGCTGGAGAGAAAGGATTACTGGTTTGTCTAAGGTTTCCTCATTTTTCTTATTAGGTGTGTGTGGGAGAGGGGTTTTAAGATATCCATAGCAGCATTTGGAATGATTCGAAAGATATATGCTACTCAAGCTAAAAGATGTGCTGGTTACTAGGTTATCAGCACACTCACAGTAATACAATTTCATGGCACTAGATATATGCATTACTTTGGTAAATAGAATTGGATGGGAATGGATTTAGTATAGTTTTTCTCTTCTCCATTTCTTTTATTATTCTCATGTGAGTAACTGTTCAAGTATTTGTAGTCAGTAGTCATCTAAGTTTTTGTGTCGTAGCCAAGGAGACGGGTCATTTGAAAAAAGAATCAAGACCCAATCTTGGGTCTGTTTTCCGGTTCAAGTTCTAAGAAAAATATTCAAAGTTTCCATTTTTGATTGAATTCCGTCTAGTAAGCCTCGAGATCTTCCAGATGCTGTTGAGAATTGTCATTAACCAATCATGTATCGGACGCACCATCCCTTGAAGTAAGTAAAGGGCGCAAAGATGCGGATTTGACCCgcatcctctttctttttctttaaataGAGAAAGTGGTGGCTAGATTCGCGTTCCCTTTCTAGACTATCAAGGATTTCAAAGATCTTTCATACTGTGCCCAATCCCGAAATTGGTTCTATACATTTCTACCCTGGTACAATTGTTCATCTCGGAGTTTATTCTTTTCCACTTAGAGAAGCTATTTCTTCCCTTACAGTGGTATCCTGATCTATAGTGTGACACCTAGGTAAATCTCATCTCGACAAAACACAAGAGAGATGCTGGGTAGATAAGGAAGTAACCTAGACCCTAGTGATGCGATTTAAAATCTTGCAGGCCTAGGTCCAAACGGATCACTAGTGGGCAGGCTGTTACGGATGGTATCAAAGCCACTCCACGTGCAACCCTAGGCGACAGTGGGGAACCTCAGCGTTCATGGGAGTTTAGGTGCATTTCATATCTTTAAGATGATGGTGCGCAAACCTCAGCGAGGATGCTGAGTCCCTAAATCCCACATCGGCAAAACATGGGAAAGAGATGTTGGGTATATAAGGATGCAAGCCTTACACCTTAGTGATGCGTTTTAAACCTGTGCGAACCTAGGCAAGGTGGACAATATTACTAGCGGACAGGGCTGTTACATATAGGTGGAAGAAAATTTGTGCTATGGTCATATCCCCTCAAGCCAAGAGGAAACGGAAACACAATGAAACATAACAAATCAGAAGAATTGTGCTTGGATAGAAATTCTTGCTTCCAACACAAATTCCCCATTGAACGTGGTTATTTTGGGTCATAAGCTTGAACGGTGTCCCAGTTTTTGGAAATGAGttccttttctttttccataTACTCTCCTAAACATAGTGGTTACTACATATTTAGAGATGTTAAAGCAAACAAGACCTAATCTGAATATCACACTAAGAATTCATGTTCTTGCCACAGGCTGCGAAAATCCTTGCTAATTTAATTGTCATGGGCTCTACAATATTAGCGAGGTCTTTTGTTCAAGCATATCGTCAGGCACTGGCAAGTAAGTATCTAACCTACACGTTTTCCTCTCATCTTGCAATAAATTGATAAGTGACTAATCTGGAGAGTCTGGTACAAATAAGCATTGTAGCAACTATTGCAGCATTCTTGTTTTTTACATCTGACATTGTTAATTAAACATACCATGAATCAGCAATGAGCATTTCTTTACACTAACGTTTCATTCCAAAAAATGGGTCTATCAATTTATTCACCTCATTATGTCACTTGAGTATCATTTGGTCTGATTATCTTGCTCTGAGGGCATAATTCATTCTTATACTTCATCCCCAAATGATGGCAGATGCCTCTAAGAATGGGGTTGCTCAAGAAGCAGTACAGAATATCAAAAGAGCTAGTAAAACGATGACTGAAGCAGAGGCAAGGCGGATTCTTGGTGTCACTGAGAATTCATCATGGGAAGAAATCGTGCAGGTTTGTCTAATGTAATGATCTTTTTGTATTTGATGCTGATGTTTGCATTACGCGTGACCTCAAATTTGCTTGTTCTTTCTGTAGAGATATGATAATTTGTTTGACCAAAACGCTAAAATTGGAAGCTTTTACCTTCAGTCAAAGGTTCATAGAGCTAAAGAGTGTTTGGAAGCAATTCACCAACCTAAAGAACCAGAGGAAAAATAAACAACTTTGTTCAGAATGTTTAATGTATAGCTCTGCTGCATAGTTGGTTTACCAACCTATAGTCAGTTTGTAGGATTTTGTGAAAAAACTATAAATTCTTTCTGGTGGaggaagcattttttttttttctatagtaACTCGAGGTTCCTATTCAAGTTTCACCAGTGGTATCTGGAATATACAAAAACATTGTACAATAGCTGTATTTATAAAAGGTTAACCACTTATCTAACTGATGTAAAGTGAATGTCACTTTCCACCTTCAGTCTGGTAAATATTCGAGGAGATGATCGATATTGCAGGAGCAATTTTGATCTTGTTAGAGGGAAGTATAAACTTTCAAGTGCGTGGAAGTTGGAACAAGTATATGTTGACTGTGTCTTGAATTTTAGTGGACTGAAAAGGTGGGAATCTATATTGCTATCGAAGGTTGAAGACCAGTAAAGAAAAAACTCAGGATCAGACATATTTGACAGTTCGCAATCAGAGCTCAATCGCTCACTGATCGCAGAAGAAGAACTGCAATGCTATTGTGGTCAGAGCGCGGTTGTGGAAGAAGTCCTGCAGGTCACGTCATGCCAGCGGGCAGCTTGGTTAGAGCGCGATCACTTGACGTAAATTTGAATCCTGTTATATTTTTGTCTATTTTCAATGCCCATTGAACATGTATGTTTGGGAAATACTTGGATATTTAAAAAGAATTGTAATTGGGCATATCTTGTATTGTTTGTTTCTTTGATTTTGCAAAACTCTCTCTGCTTTTGCACGTAGGTTTGGTTGACTCTTGTTAAATCTTtgtgctgttttttttttctatttcttttgTATATGATTGTATGCTAGTTAAGCACTGGTATTCTGCAATAAAGTGCTTATGTTACTTGGTTGATCAGAAATTTTCTCCAGCAACTTTTTGTATTTGATCATCAAGAAATCCTCAAGGGCAGCGGCACACGGTTCGAGACATTTTTCTCTAGCAatattttcccctttttttagCGATCCTTTGATTTACAATCAAGAAATTGTAATGCAAAGCTTGTGATGCGGTGACTAATAGTGCAAGGATTGTTATCTAGTGGGTAATAATGCACGGATTGTTATCTAGTGAGTAATAATGCATGGATTGTTATATGTTGAATTAGGGGtatacatggaccgggttggttcgaatttttcaaataccaaaccaaatcaattgtgTTGGGTTTTTAAATGGGTAAACTatgtatttatacatattaaggagaaatgTTTATGAAACGCGACGATAGTTTTCTATTtgcaaaacataacattacaaaacCTATACAAATACACATTCTACTAAAAAAAAACCATTCCAACACCCAAATGGCACCACCGCTAATGGTCATCTCGCCGGCGAGGGTTCCGTCCATCCTCCGACGGTGGAATCCAGCGGAGCTTTGGCAGAGAACCGGCCAGATCTGGTGGCGGAGGGAAGAGGATAGCCGGGGTGGTGGCGTGGTGCTGCTAACGACGGTGCTTCAACGGCGAAATGCCGGAATAGGCAAACACGGCCAGATCTAAATATTTCCAGTGAGCATGAAAAATATGTGTGAAtcgtgtatgaaagttgtatgaatatACGTACTGTATTCATACACTAATCATACACTTCGGCGTGGTGCTGTTAACGGCGAAAAGTCGGAGCAACG includes these proteins:
- the LOC132609542 gene encoding mitochondrial import inner membrane translocase subunit PAM16 like 2-like isoform X2, with translation MAAKILANLIVMGSTILARSFVQAYRQALANASKNGVAQEAVQNIKRASKTMTEAEARRILGVTENSSWEEIVQRYDNLFDQNAKIGSFYLQSKVHRAKECLEAIHQPKEPEEK
- the LOC132609542 gene encoding mitochondrial import inner membrane translocase subunit PAM16 like 2-like isoform X1, with protein sequence MFLPQAAKILANLIVMGSTILARSFVQAYRQALANASKNGVAQEAVQNIKRASKTMTEAEARRILGVTENSSWEEIVQRYDNLFDQNAKIGSFYLQSKVHRAKECLEAIHQPKEPEEK